The DNA sequence CCGATGAAGTGGAGGTACGTGACCTCGGTGAGGGGTGCTACCTGATCGATGGCAGCGCGCCACTGCGTTCCCTGAATCGTCAGTTTGGCCTGGAGTTTTCCGAAGAGCATGCCACGACGATCGCCGGTCTGTTGCTCCAGACCCTGGGGCGCATCCCTGAAGAAGGCGACCGCTGTTACGTTGGAAGTATTGAATTGGTGGTTTTGAAGCTGGTTGACCGCCGTATTGAAGAGATTGAGATGCATTTGCCGTCGCCGCTCTCCTCGTCTGGCTGACCGCCTCATCGTTCACTCCCCCTCTGCTTTTCCCTTGCCCGATGAAAAACAGGAAATTTCCTTGACAGGCCCCTTTTGCCTCCCTATAGTGGTGAAAAGTGTCAAAATGTGTATAATAGTGTCAAATGTTTGGCAAGGGACGGCGGATGAACTTCAGCGGAGAATTCAATAATTCGATCGACCCCAAGGGGCGGGTGAGTATCCCGGCGAAGTTCCGCGACGTATTGAAGGATGTCTATGGAGACGAACAGTTGGTCGTTGCCAAGAATTCCGAAGGGGGGCTGACCGCCTACCCGGCGTCCCAATGGCACAAAGATGTCGAAAACTTAAGGAACAATGTCTCCGGTGGCGCGGCACGGGCAACTTTGCGACTGGTTGTTGCCTCTGCGGTTGAATGCACATTTGACAAACAGGGGCGGATCCAGATCCCGCCCTCGTTGCGTTCCTATGCGGCACTTGAAAAAGAAATTGTCATCCTCGGGGTGTTTGACAAAATTGAAATCTACAGCCACATCCAGCACTCGGTGGTCATGAACTCCGCACGGCAAGTATTGCGTGAAAACCCGGATTTTCTTGACGAGCATGGTTTTTAGCCGAGATGAGTGCGACATTCAGACACGTCGCAGTTTTGCAGCAAGAGGTTATTAACTGGCTCCAGCCCCGTCCCGGAGGGATTTATCTTGACGCGACACTGGGGGGAGGCGGACATGCCCGGTTGATTCTGGAGCAGAGTTCCCCTGATGGACGCCTGCTTGGACTTGATCGGGATCCGGCGGCATTAGCTGCTGCCGCTGCCGAACTTGAGCCCTTTGGCGAGCGCGTGACGACGGTGCATGGTAATTTCGCTCAGGTGCAGGAGCTGGCAGCACAACATGGTTTTGATCAGTTTGACGGCATTTTGCTCGATTTGGGGGTATCTTCGCATCAACTCGACACCGTGGCCAGAGGGTTCTCGTTTCAGGGTGATGCACCGCTTGATATGCGCATGGACACGAGCGGAGGAAGAACCGCAGCAGATCTTGTCGCTGAACTGTCAGCGCAGGAATTGACCAGAATCTTTTTCGAATACGGTGAAGAGCGCTGGGCGCGAAGGATTTCACGACGCATTGTCGAAACCCGAACGGAACATCCCCTGAACACGACCCGAGCATTAGCGGCACTGGTCGCCGAGGTTGTTCCAAAAAGTGCCGACACAATGCGTATCAATCCGGCAACGCGCGTTTTCCAGGCGCTGCGCATCGAGGTGAACGGCGAGCTTGACGCACTGCGGGAGGGGCTCGCGGCAGTTGTTCCGTTGTTGCATTCAGGCGGGCGTTTGGCGGTCATCAGTTTCCATTCTCTCGAAGATCGGATCGTGAAACACTTTATGCGTAATCAGGCGCTTAGCTGCGAGTGTCCACCGCGGTTGCCGGTGTGTTCATGCACTCGCCAGGCAACGCTGAAAATACTGACCCGCAAAGGGGTCAGAGCCGCAGCCGTGGAGGTTGCGAATAATCCTCGTTCACGGAGCGCGATGCTGCGCGTGGCGGCAAAAATTTGATCGAATAGTGATGGCGTCGCAAAAAGTCCGCCCTACGGCGTTACGCTGATTTTTCAGGACCTCGACCTCCCTGATGCAGGCCTTCGCCCCTGAAAAACCACCAAGCCTTGGAGGACGAAATTTTTGCTTAGCGACTCACGCCCCGTGGGGCGAATTTTCATAGAGTAACTTCAATTTTCTAAAGAATGTGATTTCAGATAGTTACCTTGAAGTTACTCAGAAGCCACTTAATTCTTTTTTGCGAGTGCAACAATAGTGACCTGTCAAGGAGTGCATTGCGATGGCTGATATTCTTATTCCGAAAATAAATGGTTTTGAACTGAAGCGGCCAGCCCTTGCCCCGCTCCTCGTTTTTGCGCTCATCCTGCTGACCCTGTCCCTGTTTTTTGTCTGGTCGCGACTGCATGTTACAAATCTTGAATATGCCATCTCCAGTCTTGAAAGTGAACTGCGCGGGCTGGAGAAGGAACAGAGCCGTTTGCGCCTTGAAACGGCCAGTCTGAGAAGCCCGGAACGCATCGAACGTTTGGCGCGAATGGAATTTAATCTGTTGATACCGGTGGCGGAGCAGGTCGTAACTGTGGAGTAAAATGGACCAGGAAAAGCGCGAGAAATGGATCAGGGTACGAATTCGCGGCATTGGCTGGGTTTTTGCGCTTTTCTTTGTGTTGGTTCTGGTCCAGGCATTCCAACTGCAGATTGTCCAGGGGGAAGAACTTCGGGCACGATCTGAAAAACAATATCAAAAAACCATTCCACTGACCCCGCAGCGGGGAACGATTTATGATCGTAATGGAGAAGCGCTGGCAGTCAGCCTTGAAATGGATTCGATTTACGCCGACCCGGATCAGGCAGCAGGTGAGGCGAGCACCAACTTACTGCATAAACTGGCCGAACTGCTTGATCTTCCACGCAAGACCCTTGCCGCTCGTCTGAACGAAAAACGTGATTTTGTCTGGTTGAAGCGTCAGGTCGTTCCCGATGTTGCTGCGCGGGTCAAAGAGCTGTCTTTGCCTGGAGTCAGGACGATCCAGGAGCACGGGCGCTACTATCCAAATGCTTCGCTCGGTGGGCAGGTGATCGGCTTTACCGGTCTTGACCCACGGGGGCTGGAGGGGCTGGAGCTTAAATATGACACGTTGTTGCTCGGTCGCGGCGGTTATCTGGTGACCGAGCGTGATGCCCTGGGGCGTGGCCTGAGCAACGATCCGCTGGTTAAGCCGGGACGTGGCGGACACGACCTGTTTTTGACGCTCGACAAAAATATTCAGTACATTGTTGAAAAGGAGTTAAAAGGAGGCGTTGAGGCGGCGCGCGCAAAAAGCGGGACGGCGGTGGTTGTCGAACCGAAGACCGGTCAGATTTTGGCAATGGCGACCTGGCCAACCTACAACCCGAATGCTTTCCGCCAATATCATCCTTCCGCATGGCGCAATCGTGCGATCTGCGACAACTTTGAGCCCGGTTCGACGGTCAAAACTTTTCTGATTGCAGCAGCGCTCGATGAAGGGGTCATTCAACCCGAAGATGAGATCTATTGTGAGAAAGGCTCCTATCGCGTTTCCGGGAAGTTGATACAGGATCACCATTCCCACGAAAAGCTGAATCCTGCCGACATTCTAAAGTACAGTTCAAATATCGGTGCGGCAAAAATCGGTAAAATGCTCGAACGTGAGTCTTATTATCGCTATCTGCGGCGGTTCGGTTTTGGCGAAAAAACCGGTATTGATCTCCCTGGGGAGGTTGATGGCTTGTTGCGCCCTGCAAAAGACTGGTTCGAGATGGATCTGGCTGCAATTTCTTTCGGTCAGGGGATCAGTGTCACCCCGCTGCAATTGACGATGGCGATCGCTGCTATCGTCAACGACGGGCGGCTGATGGTCCCCTATCTGGTTGATCGCTCTGTCTCTGCAGATGGTGAGTTCGTTGATCGGCATTATCCCCATTATGTCCGGCAGGTGGTTTCGACCGCCAATGCGCGATTGGTGCGCGACATGCTGGAGCGCACCACCGGGCGCGGCGGCACGGCTACGCTCGCGGCGGTTCCTGGTTACCGGGTGGGGGGGAAAACCGGGACAGCACAAAAGGTTGATCCGGTTGTCGGTGGCTATTCAGCCGATAAGCGGATCGGCTCGTTTGTCGGTTTTATTCCGGCGGATAACCCGCAACTGGTCATTACGGTGCTGATTGATGAACCGCAAGACACCACCTACGGGGGGCTGGTCGCGGCTCCGGTTTTTGCCGGCATTGCCGGACAGGCGATGAATTATCTCAAAATTCCACCGACCGAACCGGTTGCCCGGCGCTCATTCGAATCGCTGGCTGAAACAGTTCCGGGTGAACCACCGGTGAACAAGAATATCCTGATGAACGCGACGGCTGGCGCGAGCGGGATGCAGCGCATGCCGGATTTCGCTGGCCTGAGCTATCGCCAGGTATTGCGCAAGATGAAACAGGCGAATATCAATGTCAAATTTGTCGGCAGCGGGCGGGTGGTGGCGCAGCAACCGCAGCCCGGCGAGTTGATTACCTATCAGGACCGGGTTCAGGTGACGTTGTCCGCTCCTGACAGCCTGGTGTTTTAACGTTGAGAGCAGCGATGCAACTGACAGACTTGATATCAACACTCAATCCGCTGAAAGTTTACGGCGCACCTGCCGCAACGGTGACCGGGATTTGCTATGACTCGCGTCGTGTTGTGGCAGGGGATGCTTTCTTTGCTCTGCCGGGGGCCCATACTGACGGGCGTCATTTTATCGCCGAGGCGATTGCGCGCGGCGCCGCAGTGATTGTCGCGGAAGCGGAGATCGATCTCCCCGGTTCCGTGACCGGGATTGTCGTTGAGAATGCCCGTCTGGCGATGGCTCATGCCGCCGCCGCGAGATTTAATCATCCGACCAGGGATGTTCCGGTCATTGGTGTCACCGGAACCAACGGAAAAACAACCGTCACCTACCTGCTCGAATCAATATTGCGTAGTGCCGGGTACCGGCCCGCCGTGCTCGGTACAGTGAACTACCGTTTTGAGCAGGAACAGCGACCGGCCCCGCACACAACCCCGGAAGCGGTCGATCTGCTCGGCACCTTCAACGATTTTCGGACACAGGGGGCTGACGCGCTGATTATCGAGGTTTCGTCACATGCCTTGACGCAACATCGGGTTTCCGGGGTTGAGTTCACGGTTGGCGTATTCACCAATCTGACCCCGGAACATCTTGATTACCACCAGGATATGGAACATTACTTCGCCGCGAAGCGGATTCTTTTCAGTGCGTTATTAGCGCAATCGGGTGGGCGATCGGTGGTCAATGGTGAAGATCCGTTTGGAGCGCGTCTGGCGAGAGAAATCGGGGCGTTTATAACGTGCGGAGCGGGCGGAAATGTTCGTTTGCATGACGCCGAAATTTCTCTCGATGGAATCCGTGGCACACTGCGCACCCCGACCGGGGAGGCCCCGCTGAGCAGTCGCTTATTGGGTGACTTCAATCGCAGCAATATCGAATGTGCCGCTGGAGCAGCGGTTGCACTGGGGATTGCTGCCGAAACGATTGCGACCGGGATTCGCGCCGCGCGGCAGGTGCCGGGACGCCTGGAGCGGATCGAAAATACTCTTGGTGCCGAAATTCTCGTCGACTATGCCCATACCGGTGACGCCCTGGAGCAGGTATTAAAGACGCTGCGCAAGCTGCAACCACGCCGACTGTTGGCGGTTTTCGGTTGTGGTGGTGACCGGGACAAGATGAAACGACCGGTGATGGGGGAATGTGTTGCGCGCTACGCCGATCTGGCAATCCTGACCTCGGACAACCCGCGCAGCGAAGATCCTGAGGCGATTCTGCACGATGTCCGTCGTGGTGTCGAACGGGTACACGATCATCAGTTGACGGTCGATGAAGCACGTTCCGGACGCCATCAGGGGTATCTGTCTTTTGTTGATCGGCGCGCAGCAATTGAGTTCGCCGTTTCACTCCTGAAGCCTGGAGATCTGCTGCTGATCGCGGGGAAGGGGCATGAGGATTATCAACTGATCGGTGGCGAACGCCGCCATTTTGATGATCGCGAGGAAGCACGCGCCGCATTGGCGCAGCGGGAGATGAAAAGATGCAGTTGAATCTCGCCCAGATTGCCCGCTGGCTCGGGGTTGATGTGCCTCCTCACCGCGCTGTTGTGCCGATCAGCGGCATCAGTACCGACAGCCGCACGATACGACCGGGCGAACTCTTTGTGCCGTTGCGCGGTGCGCGCTTCGACGGGCATCATTACCTGCCGCTGGCGGTGGCCAACGGAGCGGCTGCCTGCCTCTCGGCGGAGCCGTTCAAGGCGGATATTCCGGTGATCGTGGTTGCTGACACCCTGGTTGCGCTGGGCGATATCGCTTCGGGCTGGCGGCATTTTTTCAAATTGCCGGTGGTTGCCATTACCGGATCGTGCGGCAAAACCACGACCAAGGAAATGCTGGCCGAGATTTTAACGGGAACCGGTCCGGGGCTGAAAACGGCCGGTAATTATAACAATCTGATTGGTCTCCCCCTGACCCTGTTGCGACTGACGGCCAGGGACCAGTGGGCCGTCGTCGAGTTAGGGATGAATCGACGGGGGGAAATTTCACGGTTGACCGACATTGCAGCTCCTGATTTCGGTGTCATTACCAATATCGGCCCCGGACATCTTGAAGGGCTGGGCGATCTTGAGGGGGTGGCGCGTGCCAAAGGCGAACTGTTTGTGCGTCTTTTGCCGGGGAGCGTGGCGGTGGTCAATGCCGATGACGAACGCATTGTCAGTTTACCGGTGGCCAATGGCGTTGAAAAAATATCATTCGGGCTCACGGCGTCCGCCACAGTCCGGGCAACGGAACTCGTCGCGGATGAAACGGGGTATCGTTTTCTGCTCCAGATGGGGGGCAGGCAATGGCCGGTCACCCTGCAAGTTGCCGGGCGGCACAACGTCCACAACGCCCTGGCCGCTGCCGCGGTGGCTGATCAGCTGCATGTTTCCGTGGAGCAGATTGTCGCTGGACTGGAACGGTTTCGTCCCGCTGCCGGGCGCATGGCGTGGACAGTGTGTGCCCCCGGTTGGTCATTGCTTGAAGATTATTACAATGCCAACCCGTTGTCGATGAGCGCCGCATTGTCAACGCTGGCAGAAGCTGGTGGACGACGCATAGCCGTTCTTGGCGATATGCTCGAATTGGGGAGTGAATCAAGTTTTATGCATCACGAAATTGGTGCATACGCCGCTGCATGCGTCGATCAATTAATTGTCCTTGGGGCTTTTGCCGAAGATATCGTCGGCGGGGCGATGTCCGCTGGATTGGATGCATCAAAAATCATCTGTGTGACCGATCACCGTGAGGCGTTTGAGCAATTGTGCCCATTGCTTCGGCGTGGTGATCGGGTGCTGATCAAAGGTTCCCGCGGGATGCAGATGGAAAAGATTGCCGAACTGTTGCGTGGCTATACGCCGGTGGAAGGAGCCTGACGCATGCTCTATCATCTACTTTACCCGTTACACGAACAGTTTTCGGTACTGTATGTTTTTCGTTACATTACGTTTCGGGCCATCTACGCGACGATTACCGCTCTGTCGATCTCCTTTATCCTCGGCCCCTGGTTGATCCGTAAACTGGCGGAGATGCAGATTGGTCAAAATATTCGTCGCGTGGGTCCCGAATCGCATTTCAAAAAGGAAGGCACCCCGACCATGGGCGGGACGCTGATCCTCTTTGCCATTGTGTTGCCGACGTTGCTGTGGGCCGATCTGACCAATATCTATGTCTGGTTAACCTTGCTGGTGATCGTCGGTTTTGGCGCGGTGGGGTTTGTAGACGATTATCTCAAGGTCAAGAAGAAGAACAGCGACGGCATGTCGGCGCGGAGCAAAATTTTCTGGTTGCTGGTGATTGCTGCCGGGGCTGGGACGATCCTTTACCTGTATCCGCCGTTTCAAACAACGCTGGTGTTTCCGTTTCTTAAGGGTGTCCGTCCCGATCTGGGGGTCTGGTATATTCCTTTTGCCGTACTGGTCATCGTCGGTGCTGGCAATGCGGTCAACCTGACTGACGGGCTTGACGGATTGGCGATCGGACCGGTGATTATTGCCGCCGGAACCTATCTGCTCTTCGCCTATCTGGCGGGGAATGCCAACCTCTCGACCTATTTGCAGATCAGCAGTGTTCAGGGAGCGGGCGAACTGGCGGTTCTGTGTGGCGCCATGATCGGCGCGGGGCTCGGTTTTTTGTGGTTTAACAGCTATCCGGCGCAAGTTTTTATGGGTGATGTTGGCAGTTTGGCTCTGGGCGGCGGGCTGGGAATCATCGCGGTCATCACCAAACAGGAAATGGTGCTGGTGATCGTCGGTGGAATTTTTGTTGTCGAAGCGTTATCGGTGATTGTTCAGGTCGCCAGCTTCCGCTTGCTGGGAACACGCATTTTTCGTATGGCACCGATCCACCATCACTTTGAACTCAAGGGCTGGGCGGAACCGAAGATTATTGTTCGATTCTGGATCATCAGCATTATTCTGGCGTTGATCGGTCTGTCGACGCTCAAACTGCGTTAACGGGACACGCATGGGAGTGAACTATCAAAATCAGCAGGTGGTCGTGGTTGGCGCAGGTAAAACCGGTCTTGCGCTGAGCGACTATTTTTTGCGTCAGGGAGCACAGGTGATTCTGTCTGATCGTCGGCCGTGCGAACAAATCGACGCCGCCAAGGAACTGATCGCTAACGGAGTGATTCTCGATTGCGGCGGACATGACAGGGAGCTCTTTTGTCATGCTGATCTGGTTGTCGTCAGTCCCGGAGTTCCCCTTGATCTGCCCGCGATCGTCGCCGCCAAAGAGGCGGGGGTGAGGGTGGTTGGTGAAGTTGAAATTGCCTACCGCGAAATTTCTGCGGAACTGCTGATCGGAATAACCGGCACCAATGGAAAATCGACCACGACCTCATTGCTGGGGGCAATTTTTGCCGACTGCGGGAAACAGACCTTCACCGGGGGGAACCTCGGCACCCCGCTGATTACGGCAATGAGTGACAGGTGGGATGTCCTGACGGTTGAGTTGTCGTCATTTCAGTTAGAAGCGATAGAAACGTTTCGCCCGCACTACGCGCTGCTGTTGAACTTGAGCGAAGATCACCTCGACCGCTATCCCGCTTTTGCCGCTTATGTTTCGGCAAAAGCGCGACTGTTTGAAAATCTGCACGCTGACGATGTCGTTATCTATAACGCAGATGATTCCGCAGTGGTCGCCCTGCTTGCCGAAGTCAGGGCATCAAAGTGTCCTTTTTCCGGCAGCGGTGTCCCTGCGGCGGAGATATGCATAGGTCGTGATCAAGAGATGATCGTCTGGCGCAACGGTTCGCATGAAGAACATTTTCCGCTGCGCGAACTCAGGTTGCGCGGGGCGCACAATGTTGAGAATGTGATGGCAGCGATGCTGCCGCCACTGCTGGAAGGCTGTCCACCGCAACAGGTCTGGGCGACGGTGCGGGAATTTGGCGGCCTGGCGCATCGCATGGAGTATGTTCGTGAGCTGGACGGTGTGTGCTGGTATAACGATTCAAAGGGGACGAACGTCGGTAGTGTCGTCAAAAGCCTTGCCGGGCTGGAGTATCCGGTGACGTTGATCGCCGGTGGAAAAGATAAAGGGGGCGATTACGGACCACTGCTTGCGCCGTTGCGTGATGGCGTTGCCCATCTGATTCTGATCGGCGCGGCGACCCGGCGCATGACGGCGGAGCTGGGCGCGGTGACACATACGATTGCTGCGGCGGACCTTGACGAAGCGGTACGCCTGGCCCGCGTATTGACCCCGGTCGGCGGTACAGTGCTGCTGTCCCCCGGCTGTTCGAGTTTCGATATGTTCAGTGGTTATGAAGAACGCGGTGAACGTTTCAAGGCGGCAGTCAATGCTCTTGACGAGCAAACGGCGGGGGTGTGATGGAACTGCACAACCGTTACGATACGACAATCTTGTTGCTGGCGGTGGCGTTGACTTGTTTTGGTATCGTGATGGTTTTTTCCGCATCGTCCATTATGGCACAACGGCATTACGGGGACGGTTTTTTCTTTCTCAAGCGGCAAGGGGTTTTTGCGGTGATCGGCTTCATGGCCATGGCCATCGGTATGCATATTAATCTGGACCTGGTTCGCAAACTGTCCGTGCCGTTATTGCTTTTTTGTTTGCTGCTGCTGATCGCGGTGGTGATCCCGGGGGTCGGCAAGAATATCGGCGGCGCAACGCGCTGGCTGCGGATCGGCGGAATAAATATCCAGCCCGCCGAACTGACCAAGATTGCACTGGTGATCTACATGGCGCACTCTCTGGCGAAGAAACAGGATAAGGTCAAAACTCTGGCGCTGGGCTTCATTCCCTATATGGTCGTGTTGTCATTCATTTTATTACTGCTCCTTTTGCAGCCCGACCTCGGCAGCGCCCTGACTCTCGGTGCGGTGGCGATGATCATGCTGCTGGCGGCCGGAACGCGTTTGACCTACCTTTTTTCGGCGGCCATTTTAACGTTACCGTTCTTCTATTTCATGATAATGAACGTCGATTATCGTCGTCGCCGGATCCTCGCGTTCCTTAATCCCTGGGATGATCCGACCGGCAGTGGTTTTCAGATTATCCAAAGCTGGATTGCCTTCGGCAGTGGCGGACTGGTTGGCAAGGGGCTTGGTGAAGGGAAGCAAAAACTCTTCTACTTGCCCGAAGCGCACACCGATTTTATCTTTTCGGTGGTCGGCGAAGAGCTTGGCTTTATCGGTGTTGGCGTGGTGATGACCCTCTTCATGGTTTTCGTTTATCGCGGCATCCATACGGCAGTCTGCGTTGACAACGATTTTTTACGTTTTCTGGCTTTTGGTCTGACGCTGCTCATCGGTCTTGCCGCATTTGTCAATATTGCCGTGGTGATGGGCATGGTTCCGACCAAAGGCATGGCCCTCCCATTTATTTCTTATGGGGGGACAAGTCTGGTCACGAGCCTGTTTGCGGTCGGATTGCTGTTGAACATTTCCCGCCAGCTGCCGGGAGAAGCGCGATGAAATTGCTTCTGGCCGGTGGTGGCACCGGCGGTCATTTGTTCCCCGCAGTGGCGTTGGCGGAACGATTGATGGAAGTCGACAGTGAGTCACAGGTTCTCTTTGTCGGTACCGAGCGGGGGCTGGAAGCACGTATTTTGCCGCAACTTGGCTGGCGGTTGAAAACCATTGATATTCGTGGGCTGATGGGGCAAGGCTGGAAACGCAAAGTGATGTTAGTGCCGCTGCTGATGCGCAGCATAATGCAATCGATCCGTATCCTGACTGAATTCAAGCCGGATATCATCGTTGGTGTCGGTGGCTATGCCTCGGCTCCGGTGTTGCTGGCGGCGACGCTGACCGGGCGCCACTATCTGATTCATGAACAGAATGCAACGCCGGGATTGACCAATCGTCTGCTCGGGCGCTGGGCGGTGCGTGTTTGCGTTTCGCACCAAAGCACTGAATCCGCCTTTGCACGCCAGCGGACCGTGGTCACCGGCAATCCGTTGCGGCGCGGTTTCAGTGATTGCCCGCAACTGCCTGACGGGCCACCGTTGCTGCTCGTTTTCGGCGGCAGTCAGGGGGCACGGGCGATCAATGATGCGCTTATTGCGGCCCTGCCGACGCTGACGACGGAACAACCGCAGCTGAAGATCATTCATCAGACCGGTGAGGATGATTGCTGCCGGGTGCGGGCGGCGTACCAGGTAAACGGTCGGAACGGTGACGAGGTTACCCCGTTTATTACCGATATGGCCCGCGCCTACGCTGCCGCCACGCTGATCGTGTGCCGTGCCGGGGCGACCACCATTGCCGAATTGACGGCCGCCGGTCGTCCGGCGATCATGATCCCGTTTCCGGCGGCGGCGGCAGATCACCAGACCGTCAACGCTGCGATGCTGGCACAAAAAGGGGCGGGGCTGCTGTTGTCACAACGCAAACTGACCGGCGCAACATTGAGTAAGCTGGTTGACGATCTGCTCCATGATCGTCGTCGGCTTGAGACGATGGCGGCTGCCGCGCGCAGCCTTGGTCGCCCCGCTGCAACCGACGCGCTGTTGCGTGAATGTCAGTCGCTGGTCGAAGGATAGAAACGATGTACGGAAAAATTCGCCAGATTCATTTTGTCGGCATCGGCGGGATCGGCATGAGCGGGATAGCCGAGGTGCTGCTCAATCTCGGCTATCGGGTCAGTGGTTCAGATTTGCGTGAAAGTGAATTGACGGCGCGTCTGGTGAGTCTCGGTGCGCAGATTGTCTATGGCCATCGAACTGAAAACATCGCTGGCGCGGACGTGGTCGTGACCTCGACGGCGGTGCGTGCCGAAAACCCCGAAGTTGTCGCGGCGCACCGGGCGCTGATCCCGGTAATTCCGCGGGCGGAAATGCTTGCCGAGCTGATGCGGATGAAATATGGCATTGCCATTGCCGGAACGCACGGCAAAACCACGACGACAAGCATGGTGGCGACGGTGTTGTGTCACGGCAATATCGATCCGACCGCGGTGATCGGCGGACGACTCGATGCCTTTGGTTCGAACGCCAAGCTCGGTCAGGGCAAGTTCATGGTCGTTGAGGCGGATGAATCGGATGGCTCCTTCCTGAAGCTGTCGCCAACGATTGCGATTGTGACTAATATTGATGCAGATCACCTTGACTACTACCGTGACCTCGATCAGATCAAGGAGGCTTTTGTTCATTTCATCAATAAAATCCCGTTCTTCGGCCTCGCGGTGTTATGTCTGGACGACATCAATATTCAGGATCTGATCCCGCAGGTAAAAAAACGGTTTGTCACTTATGGTCTGACCAGTCAGGCCGATTTTCAAGCGAAAGATATTGTT is a window from the Desulfuromonadaceae bacterium genome containing:
- the ftsW gene encoding putative lipid II flippase FtsW, which codes for MELHNRYDTTILLLAVALTCFGIVMVFSASSIMAQRHYGDGFFFLKRQGVFAVIGFMAMAIGMHINLDLVRKLSVPLLLFCLLLLIAVVIPGVGKNIGGATRWLRIGGINIQPAELTKIALVIYMAHSLAKKQDKVKTLALGFIPYMVVLSFILLLLLLQPDLGSALTLGAVAMIMLLAAGTRLTYLFSAAILTLPFFYFMIMNVDYRRRRILAFLNPWDDPTGSGFQIIQSWIAFGSGGLVGKGLGEGKQKLFYLPEAHTDFIFSVVGEELGFIGVGVVMTLFMVFVYRGIHTAVCVDNDFLRFLAFGLTLLIGLAAFVNIAVVMGMVPTKGMALPFISYGGTSLVTSLFAVGLLLNISRQLPGEAR
- the murC gene encoding UDP-N-acetylmuramate--L-alanine ligase; this translates as MYGKIRQIHFVGIGGIGMSGIAEVLLNLGYRVSGSDLRESELTARLVSLGAQIVYGHRTENIAGADVVVTSTAVRAENPEVVAAHRALIPVIPRAEMLAELMRMKYGIAIAGTHGKTTTTSMVATVLCHGNIDPTAVIGGRLDAFGSNAKLGQGKFMVVEADESDGSFLKLSPTIAIVTNIDADHLDYYRDLDQIKEAFVHFINKIPFFGLAVLCLDDINIQDLIPQVKKRFVTYGLTSQADFQAKDIVYAADRTSFKVHYQGDALGQIEIAMPGRHNVLNALATVAVAMELDLPFATIAAGFKDFCGVNRRFQIKRNDAELMVVDDYGHHPVEIRATLAAARGGWKRRLVAVFQPHRYSRTEALFDDFTTAFYQADHVVVTDIYAAGEDPVPGVSGQHLATGIADHGHKSVVHVATLEAAVEHLRGVLQPGDMVITLGAGDVWQVGAALLT
- the murD gene encoding UDP-N-acetylmuramoyl-L-alanine--D-glutamate ligase, whose product is MGVNYQNQQVVVVGAGKTGLALSDYFLRQGAQVILSDRRPCEQIDAAKELIANGVILDCGGHDRELFCHADLVVVSPGVPLDLPAIVAAKEAGVRVVGEVEIAYREISAELLIGITGTNGKSTTTSLLGAIFADCGKQTFTGGNLGTPLITAMSDRWDVLTVELSSFQLEAIETFRPHYALLLNLSEDHLDRYPAFAAYVSAKARLFENLHADDVVIYNADDSAVVALLAEVRASKCPFSGSGVPAAEICIGRDQEMIVWRNGSHEEHFPLRELRLRGAHNVENVMAAMLPPLLEGCPPQQVWATVREFGGLAHRMEYVRELDGVCWYNDSKGTNVGSVVKSLAGLEYPVTLIAGGKDKGGDYGPLLAPLRDGVAHLILIGAATRRMTAELGAVTHTIAAADLDEAVRLARVLTPVGGTVLLSPGCSSFDMFSGYEERGERFKAAVNALDEQTAGV
- the murG gene encoding undecaprenyldiphospho-muramoylpentapeptide beta-N-acetylglucosaminyltransferase, whose product is MKLLLAGGGTGGHLFPAVALAERLMEVDSESQVLFVGTERGLEARILPQLGWRLKTIDIRGLMGQGWKRKVMLVPLLMRSIMQSIRILTEFKPDIIVGVGGYASAPVLLAATLTGRHYLIHEQNATPGLTNRLLGRWAVRVCVSHQSTESAFARQRTVVTGNPLRRGFSDCPQLPDGPPLLLVFGGSQGARAINDALIAALPTLTTEQPQLKIIHQTGEDDCCRVRAAYQVNGRNGDEVTPFITDMARAYAAATLIVCRAGATTIAELTAAGRPAIMIPFPAAAADHQTVNAAMLAQKGAGLLLSQRKLTGATLSKLVDDLLHDRRRLETMAAAARSLGRPAATDALLRECQSLVEG